From Rickettsia endosymbiont of Ceutorhynchus obstrictus, a single genomic window includes:
- the lpdA gene encoding dihydrolipoyl dehydrogenase — translation MQEFDLVVIGSGPAGYTGSIRAAQLGMKVACIEKNSMLGGTCLNVGCIPSKALLNSSEKYEEALKHFADIGIMTEVKLDLPKMLAKKDKTVTDLTKGIESLFVKNKITRITGNSTIISANIVEVNNGQTNENRASEQISAKNILIATGSDIIEIPNITIDEEYIVSSTGALKLTKVPESLIVVGGGYIGLELGSVWRRLGSKVTVVEYAPSIVPVLDKEIATQFTKILQKQGIEFKLNTKVTSAEKKGGKVMLSVEEGGTAQILTADVVLIAVGRKACTQNLGLEKLGITADKQGRIEVNEHFQTSIANIYAVGDVIKGPMLAHKAEEEAVAAVEIMAGFAGHVNYNLIPSVIYTRPEVASVGKTEEQLKEKAIEYKVGKFPFLANSRARAVSSTDGLVKILADSKTDKVLGAHIIGPDAGTLIAELVAFMEFGAAAEDIARTCHAHPTLSEAIKEAALAVDKRTINI, via the coding sequence ATGCAAGAATTTGATTTAGTAGTAATAGGCAGCGGTCCTGCCGGTTATACAGGTAGCATCAGAGCGGCGCAATTGGGCATGAAAGTAGCATGCATAGAAAAAAACAGTATGCTTGGCGGGACGTGTTTAAATGTTGGATGTATCCCGTCGAAAGCTTTATTAAATTCCTCGGAAAAATATGAAGAGGCATTAAAACATTTTGCTGATATCGGTATTATGACTGAAGTGAAGCTAGATTTACCGAAAATGTTAGCTAAGAAAGATAAGACGGTAACCGACTTAACAAAAGGCATAGAAAGCTTATTTGTTAAGAACAAAATTACTAGAATCACAGGGAATAGCACGATTATCTCGGCTAATATCGTTGAGGTAAATAACGGTCAAACTAATGAGAATAGGGCTAGCGAGCAAATTTCTGCTAAAAATATTTTGATTGCTACCGGCTCAGATATAATTGAAATCCCGAATATTACCATAGATGAGGAATATATAGTCTCTTCTACCGGTGCTTTAAAGCTAACAAAAGTTCCTGAGAGCTTGATAGTGGTAGGGGGCGGATATATCGGTTTAGAGCTTGGTTCGGTATGGCGACGTTTGGGTTCTAAAGTAACAGTGGTCGAATATGCGCCTAGCATTGTGCCGGTGTTGGACAAGGAAATAGCTACCCAATTTACTAAAATTTTGCAAAAACAAGGAATAGAATTTAAGCTTAATACTAAAGTAACATCTGCCGAGAAGAAAGGCGGTAAGGTGATGCTTTCAGTAGAGGAGGGCGGTACTGCTCAAATACTTACTGCCGATGTGGTATTGATTGCCGTCGGTAGAAAAGCTTGTACGCAGAATTTAGGGCTAGAGAAGCTGGGAATTACGGCAGATAAACAAGGGAGAATAGAGGTTAACGAACATTTTCAAACGTCGATAGCAAATATTTACGCCGTCGGGGATGTAATAAAAGGTCCAATGCTTGCTCATAAAGCTGAAGAAGAAGCGGTAGCCGCCGTTGAAATTATGGCAGGATTTGCCGGACATGTAAATTATAACTTAATTCCAAGTGTGATATATACCCGGCCTGAGGTGGCAAGTGTCGGTAAAACCGAAGAACAATTAAAAGAAAAAGCTATTGAGTATAAAGTAGGCAAATTTCCGTTTTTAGCTAATAGTAGAGCAAGAGCCGTTAGCTCTACCGATGGGTTGGTGAAAATCCTTGCCGATAGCAAGACTGATAAAGTACTCGGTGCGCATATTATCGGTCCCGATGCCGGCACCTTGATTGCCGAGCTTGTTGCTTTTATGGAGTTTGGAGCGGCAGCTGAAGATATAGCAAGGACTTGCCATGCTCATCCTACTTTAAGTGAAGCGATAAAAGAAGCAGCGTTAGCAGTAGATAAAAGAACTATTAATATATAG
- a CDS encoding methyltransferase domain-containing protein, with the protein MIEKDFCHILDIGCRTGYLTNLLKINYPNAKITATDMSALLLDSCVHDHKLLIDEEKLEFSESSFDLITYSLGLHWINDIQKFLFNIRKFLKSDGIFIGNFVGGGSFKNLRNRLIEVEISTAYNHSPHISPFIHFDHMPLLLAGAGFLEVIIDYENIGLEFESPLDLMREIKNIGESNALTQRSDYGITKQMLFLLASKDINIFEDQIILVSFIASPMKNSIRLK; encoded by the coding sequence ATAATTGAGAAAGATTTTTGTCATATTTTAGATATCGGTTGTCGCACGGGTTATTTAACTAATTTGTTAAAAATAAATTATCCGAATGCTAAAATTACCGCTACCGATATGTCGGCTTTGTTATTAGATTCCTGTGTTCATGATCATAAATTATTAATCGATGAAGAAAAATTAGAATTTAGTGAATCTTCTTTTGATTTAATAACTTATTCTTTGGGGTTGCACTGGATAAACGACATACAAAAATTTTTATTTAATATTAGAAAATTCCTAAAATCCGACGGTATTTTTATCGGTAATTTTGTCGGAGGCGGAAGTTTTAAAAATTTACGTAATCGGCTAATTGAAGTGGAGATAAGTACTGCTTATAATCATTCTCCTCATATTTCGCCTTTCATCCATTTTGATCATATGCCTTTGTTATTGGCGGGAGCAGGTTTTCTAGAGGTAATTATTGATTATGAAAATATCGGCTTAGAGTTTGAAAGTCCGCTAGATTTAATGAGAGAAATAAAAAATATCGGCGAATCAAATGCCCTAACTCAACGCTCTGATTACGGTATTACCAAACAAATGCTTTTTTTACTAGCTAGTAAGGATATAAATATTTTTGAAGATCAAATTATTTTAGTTAGTTTTATTGCTTCGCCTATGAAGAATAGTATAAGGTTAAAATGA
- a CDS encoding DUF2532 domain-containing protein: MTIRIIIYFLLLYTVSANANVNENNRQVAQNLDEQRIIILPWSDYADIFNSHFEKKLSFSEKQIKKEKKIHKQYEQYYLKHNNPASFSTHCFAEEPATKTDLVISSFLKFCEENYNYKDSNIHNYKVTSPNIHFKRQEEFLNKMKGFDNKMHRRHSRKKYDSDISLPLFKSD; the protein is encoded by the coding sequence ATGACTATTAGAATAATAATATATTTTTTATTATTATATACGGTTAGTGCTAACGCTAATGTTAATGAGAATAACCGGCAGGTAGCACAAAACTTAGATGAGCAAAGGATAATAATATTACCGTGGAGTGATTACGCCGATATATTTAACTCTCATTTTGAAAAGAAATTATCTTTTTCAGAAAAACAAATAAAAAAAGAAAAGAAAATTCATAAACAATACGAACAATATTATCTAAAGCATAATAATCCGGCTAGTTTCTCTACCCATTGTTTTGCCGAAGAGCCTGCTACTAAAACAGATTTAGTAATTTCGAGTTTTTTAAAGTTTTGTGAAGAGAATTATAATTATAAAGATAGCAATATTCATAATTATAAAGTTACTTCGCCGAATATTCATTTTAAAAGGCAGGAAGAATTTTTAAATAAGATGAAAGGGTTTGATAACAAAATGCATCGCCGACATTCCAGAAAAAAATATGATAGTGATATTTCTCTACCGTTATTTAAAAGTGATTAA
- a CDS encoding lytic transglycosylase domain-containing protein has product MPVRLFTSLFLSFRLLSAVYALADVEIAESNKCSKLFPYFERKFNIPANTLHSIALKESGKKHKEHKISVVWPWTVNAGGKGYYFNSKKEAVIFVKKQIIKGKENIDVGCMQINLKHHLEAFDSLDQAFDPAKNVKYGAEFLRSKYDRLGSWHKAIAHYHSATHSLGNKYKQDVVKIASNMALYKASLSNYINDGVVEDITAIKESENFSKFTNNSKAQKKSLFSGNKKYRSSIMIPMPVK; this is encoded by the coding sequence ATGCCGGTACGCTTATTTACATCATTATTCTTATCTTTTCGTTTGTTATCTGCAGTTTATGCTCTTGCCGATGTAGAAATTGCCGAATCTAACAAATGTTCAAAACTTTTTCCTTATTTTGAAAGGAAATTTAATATTCCTGCCAATACTTTACATTCAATAGCCTTAAAAGAATCAGGGAAGAAGCATAAAGAACATAAAATTAGCGTAGTGTGGCCGTGGACTGTCAATGCCGGGGGCAAAGGATATTATTTTAATAGTAAAAAAGAAGCGGTAATATTTGTAAAAAAACAAATTATTAAAGGCAAAGAAAATATTGACGTGGGTTGTATGCAAATCAACCTTAAACACCATTTAGAGGCGTTTGATTCGCTTGATCAAGCATTTGATCCGGCTAAAAACGTTAAATACGGTGCCGAGTTCTTGCGCTCAAAATATGACCGGTTAGGAAGCTGGCATAAGGCTATCGCGCATTATCATTCGGCTACTCATTCTTTGGGTAATAAATATAAGCAGGATGTAGTAAAAATTGCTAGTAACATGGCATTATATAAAGCTTCATTAAGTAATTACATCAATGATGGGGTAGTAGAAGATATAACCGCTATAAAAGAGAGCGAAAATTTTAGTAAATTTACTAATAACAGTAAGGCACAAAAAAAATCACTTTTTAGTGGTAATAAGAAATATAGGAGTAGTATTATGATACCCATGCCGGTAAAATAA
- the ykgO gene encoding type B 50S ribosomal protein L36, translating into MKVVSSLKSLKKRDKDCQIVKRRGKVFVINKKNKRFKAKQG; encoded by the coding sequence ATGAAAGTCGTAAGCTCATTGAAATCTTTGAAGAAAAGGGATAAAGATTGCCAAATCGTTAAAAGAAGAGGAAAAGTTTTTGTAATAAATAAGAAAAATAAAAGATTTAAAGCGAAACAAGGTTAA
- a CDS encoding YebC/PmpR family DNA-binding transcriptional regulator yields MAGHSKFKNIQHRKGAQDKKRAKVFTKLIREIVTAVKAGSADPNNNPRLRSALTSARSQNLPKERIDKAINSAADSANTENYTEIRYEGFAPGGIAIIVEALTDNKNRTAAEVRSAFTKFGGNLGETGSVSYLFNHLGVIQYPLNIASIENILEIAIEAGATDVNSDEEFHSIYTDIENFSHILEYLTNKYGIPEESYIGWVPLNTVIIDDTERAEKLLKFIEILEESDDVQRVFGNYELSDNIYEILQGY; encoded by the coding sequence ATGGCCGGTCACTCAAAGTTTAAAAATATTCAACATCGTAAAGGCGCTCAAGATAAAAAGAGAGCTAAGGTTTTTACTAAATTAATTCGTGAGATAGTCACCGCCGTTAAAGCAGGTTCCGCCGACCCGAACAACAACCCGCGTCTTAGAAGCGCTTTAACTTCGGCACGCAGTCAAAATTTACCTAAGGAAAGAATAGACAAAGCTATTAATAGTGCAGCCGATTCAGCTAATACCGAAAATTATACCGAAATACGTTATGAGGGTTTTGCCCCCGGCGGTATTGCGATAATAGTCGAAGCCTTAACAGATAATAAAAACCGCACGGCTGCCGAAGTGCGTTCAGCCTTCACTAAATTCGGCGGTAATCTCGGAGAAACCGGTAGCGTGAGTTATTTATTTAATCATTTAGGCGTTATACAATATCCGCTAAATATTGCATCTATTGAAAATATTTTAGAGATAGCTATCGAGGCCGGCGCAACTGATGTAAATTCCGATGAGGAATTTCACTCTATTTATACCGATATTGAAAATTTTTCTCATATCCTTGAATATTTAACTAATAAATACGGGATACCTGAGGAATCGTATATCGGATGGGTGCCGTTAAATACCGTAATTATTGACGACACCGAAAGAGCCGAAAAACTATTAAAGTTTATTGAGATTTTAGAAGAAAGCGATGATGTTCAAAGAGTTTTCGGTAATTACGAATTATCGGATAATATTTATGAAATTCTTCAAGGATACTAA
- a CDS encoding sugar phosphate nucleotidyltransferase, with amino-acid sequence MDYQIIILAAGNGSRMKSDLPKAMHPIGDTPMIEMVLRNSTQVTNDIILVYSEQLKKYLAPYQDICRFALQEEPLGTAHAVYSALNLIDDNKIIAILYGDHPLITPKVIKELINHLELTNSAVTTLSFERDNPAQCGRIITDEQGNFLKIVEFKEATEEEKKIKHCNSGVMAFAPGILKKYLPECVLKTREEKKEFYLTEIVKICKNHDEKVSYLLSEDYNLIIGVNTQEELEEANNIFLHKK; translated from the coding sequence ATGGATTATCAAATAATTATTTTAGCTGCCGGTAACGGCAGCCGAATGAAATCGGATTTGCCTAAAGCGATGCACCCTATCGGCGATACGCCAATGATTGAAATGGTATTGCGCAATTCCACGCAAGTAACTAATGACATTATTCTTGTTTACTCGGAACAATTAAAAAAATATTTAGCACCTTATCAGGATATATGCCGATTTGCTCTGCAAGAAGAGCCACTCGGTACGGCTCACGCGGTATATTCCGCTTTAAATTTAATTGACGATAATAAAATAATAGCTATATTATACGGTGATCATCCGTTAATTACACCTAAAGTTATTAAAGAGCTAATTAATCACTTGGAGTTAACTAATTCAGCCGTCACAACCTTAAGTTTTGAGAGAGACAACCCGGCACAGTGTGGGCGGATAATTACCGACGAGCAGGGAAATTTTTTAAAAATAGTCGAATTTAAAGAAGCAACTGAGGAAGAAAAAAAGATTAAACATTGTAATTCAGGCGTGATGGCTTTTGCGCCCGGTATATTAAAAAAATACTTACCGGAATGCGTACTAAAAACACGCGAAGAGAAAAAAGAATTTTACCTTACGGAAATAGTTAAAATATGCAAAAATCACGACGAAAAAGTATCTTACTTATTGTCGGAAGATTATAATTTAATTATAGGAGTGAATACTCAAGAAGAATTAGAAGAAGCAAATAATATATTTTTACATAAAAAGTAA